The Rufibacter sp. DG15C region GTGTTTAGTAAGGTGATGGTTGTGTAAGTGTATTCTGCAAGCAACGGATAGCATTCATCTATGGATTAGTCTATATACTTGAAATGATGAATATCATTTTATGGGAAGAAGGGCCTAAGCAGGCTGAAAATGCTGTTTTTATAACTGACTGATTGGTAGTCAATTAAAATTTCGGGTTTAAACGGAATTATTTCTATTTAGTCTTGCTTTTGTCTACAATTATTTAGTAGATTTGTTTAATTCTTATAAAGCAGTAGAAACTTTCTAATCTGAAAGTGCTCCCCTTCCTCTGGTAAAGAATTTCAAAGGCCCCCATTTCTTGTGTTGTTTAACCCTTTTGCCAACAAGAACATGCAGAAGCTACGAGTTTTGTACCTGCTATTATGTGCCTTGACTTTGTCTTTCAATGCACATGCAACCACTGGTGGAGAAGTTGCCAAGAACCTTGCGCTTTCTAAAGAGAGAGTAAAGGAAATCACCCTGCACATCAAGCAAAACCCATCAGACGCGCAGGCATTTGCCAGCCGCGGGATCGTAAAGATGGAATTAGGCGATGCCTTTGGAGCTATCAAGGATTTTAACACCTCATTACGGTTGGTGCCTCAGCAAGCTGAGGTGCTGCAGAAAAGAGGACAGGCGTTCCTACAGATTGGGGCCTTCAAGGAAGCTGCGCAAGATATCACAGACGCCTTGGCCATTACCTCTACCTATGGGTTGGTATATGACCGCGCGGTGCTCAAGTATCATCAAGATGATTATTTCGGGGCGTTAAAGGATTTGCAGGAAGTGTTGACTGTTTCGCCAATGCATAGCAAGGCCCTGTATAACCGAGCCATCATCTACATGGAGCTTAATAAAACCCAAGAAGCAATTGCAGATTTGGAGTCTTTCCTGAAACTCATTCCAAATGACGCGAATGCGTTGCATGCCTTGGGTTTAGCACAAACTGAGTTAGCCAGACGTGTAGCCAGCAAGTAAGATTTCTGCTCTCCTAAGAAACAAAAAAAGATAAGCCTTGGCGCTACACCTATTTAGCCAACAGCTTACTCAGTACATCCCACACCACTACGCCCACCGTCACCGAAATATTCAAGGAGTGCTTGGTGCCAAATTGCGGAATCTCCAATACGCCATCAGCCGCGGCAATCACTTCTTCCTCCACGCCAAATACCTCATTCCCGAAGACAAAGGCGTATTTCCCTTCTTTTGCCGGATTAAAGTTTGTAAGCATAGTGCTGTCCTGCGCCTGTTCCACCGCCCAGACAGAATAGCCTTCGGCTTTTAGCGCAATTACGGCTTCTAAGGTACTCTCTACGTGTACCCATTCCACCGATTCCGTTGCGCCTAGCGCGGTTTTGTGGATTTCTTTGTTGGGTGGTGTGCCGGTAATCCCGCAGAGGTAGATTTTCTCCACGGCAAAGGCATCGGCGGTTCTAAAGGTAGAGCCCACGTTGTGCAGGCTGCGCACGTTATCCAGTACCAACACCAACGGATTTTTTTGCTTATTTTTGAAGTCCTCCACTGAGTCACGCTGGAGTTCTTCCATGCTTAGCTTGCGCATAGAGAATAGATTTTGGGCTCGCCCCGATTGTTTTTGCAAAGGTAAGCGATAGGAAGCCACCAGCCCGTTTTTAGCCTGTTTTTCTGAAAACAGGCTAAAAACGACCATGAAGGAGGAGGAAAGGCTTGGTGCTTTTGGGTTTGCAGGTGATCCTTCATTCCAAACTTGCACATCAGCACATTTACAATTAGCAGATTATACCGCTTTGGCAAAGACGACAGGAGAGTTCAGCGCTACCCCGCTGATGAAACAATACAATGCCATCAAGGCCAAACACCCCGGCGCGCTCCTGCTTTTCAGGGTGGGGGACTTCTATGAGACGTTCGGTGAGGATGCCATCAAGGCCAGCAAGATTCTGGGCATTATGCTCACCAAGCGCGGCAACGGCTCGGCGTCTGAAACGGCCTTGGCTGGATTTCCGCACCATTCCATGGACACGTACCTGCCCAAGCTGGTACGGGCCGGTGAACGTGTAGCCATCTGTGACCAGCTGGAGGACCCTAAAACCGTCAAAGGCATTGTCAAGCGCGGCGTAACTGAGTTAGTGACGCCCGGCGTGTCGTTCAATGACCAAGTGCTGGACCAAAAGCGGAACAACTATTTGGCGTCCCTGCACTTCGGGAAAAACAATATTGGCATTGCCTTGCTGGACGCCTCTACCGGTGATTTCATGCTGGCCGAGGGAGATGTAGGCTACATGGGCAAGCTGTTGCAGAATTTCAGTCCCGCCGAGGTCTTGTTCTGCAAAGGCAAGAAAGAGGCGTTTTTCCAGCACTTCGGGCAGGATTTCTGCCATTACGGGCTGGACGAGTGGGTGTACAGCTATGATTTTGCGGTGGAGAACCTCACCAAACAGTTCAATACCCAGTCCTTGAAAGGCTTCGGGGTAGAGGGCTTGACGGAGGGCATCACCGCCGCCGGCGCCATTCTGCATTATCTGGCAGAGACGCAGCACCACGATCTGCGCCATATTTCCACACTGGGCCGACTGGAAGAAGACAACTACGTGTGGCTGGACCGATTCACGGTACGCAACCTGGAGTTGATTTATCCTCAACACCCCGAAGGCGTGCCTTTAATCAATGTGCTGGACAACACCGTCACGCCTATGGGCGCCCGCCTGTTGCGTAAGTGGCTGGTCTTGCCTTTGAAAGACGCGGCCCAGATTAAAAGACGCCTGGACACCGTGGAAGGCTTGCAAGCCCGTCCCGAGTTGTTGCAGGATATTTCGCATTACCTCAAGCAGATAAGTGACCTGGAGCGCCTTATCTCCAAAGTAGCCGTGCGCAGGGTGAACCCGCGCGAACTATTGCAACTGGCCCGCGCGCTGGAAGCCACGCTCCCCATAAAAGAATTGTTGGCAGTGAGCGGGGTTCCTGCCCTCCAGAAATTAGCCGAGCAATTGTTGCCGTGTGCCAGCATCAGAGACGAGATTCAGACGATATTAAAAGCCCAAGCGCCTGTATTGACCAACCAAGGCAATTTGGTGAATGACGGCATTGACCCTGAGTTGGATGAACTGCGCGCCATCGCCTTCTCGGGTAAAGATTACCTGCTCCAGATTCAACAGCGCGAAATCCAGAACACCGGTATCTCTTCGCTTAAGATTGCCTATAACAAGGTGTTTGGGTATTACCTGGAGGTAACGCACGCGCACAAAGACAAAGTGCCTGCATCCTGGATAAGAAAGCAGACCTTGGTCAACGCAGAGCGCTACATCACCGAGGAACTGAAAACTTACGAAGAGAAGATTTTGCATGCCGAGGACCGCCTGTTTGTGATTGAACAGCGCATCTTCAATGAGTTGATGCTGAGCACCGCCGAATACGTGCCCCAAATTCAGCAGAACGCCAAGGCACTGGCCGTACTGGACTGCTTGGCTAACTTCGCGCAACTGGCCACGCAGAATGGCTATGTCAAGCCCGAGGTAGACGAAAGCACGGCCCTGAACATCACGCAAGGCCGCCATCCAGTGATTGAGAAGCAATTGCCTCCTGGGGAGCGTTACGTGCCCAATGACATCAAACTGGACAATGACGAACAGCAGATTATAATTGTAACCGGTCCCAACATGGCGGGTAAAAGCGCCTTGTTGCGACAGACGGCCTTGATTGTGCTCATGGCGCAGATTGGCTGTTTTGTGCCGGCAGAGGCCGCGCAGATAGGCGTCATCGACAAAATCTTCACCCGCGTAGGTGCCTCAGACAACTTGAGTCGGGGCGAAAGTACGTTCATGGTGGAGATGACCGAGACGGCCAGCATCCTCAATAACCTCTCTGACCGCAGTCTGGTCTTGATGGATGAGATTGGCCGGGGCACCAGTACCTATGACGGTATTT contains the following coding sequences:
- a CDS encoding tetratricopeptide repeat protein; this translates as MQKLRVLYLLLCALTLSFNAHATTGGEVAKNLALSKERVKEITLHIKQNPSDAQAFASRGIVKMELGDAFGAIKDFNTSLRLVPQQAEVLQKRGQAFLQIGAFKEAAQDITDALAITSTYGLVYDRAVLKYHQDDYFGALKDLQEVLTVSPMHSKALYNRAIIYMELNKTQEAIADLESFLKLIPNDANALHALGLAQTELARRVASK
- a CDS encoding RNA methyltransferase; amino-acid sequence: MRKLSMEELQRDSVEDFKNKQKNPLVLVLDNVRSLHNVGSTFRTADAFAVEKIYLCGITGTPPNKEIHKTALGATESVEWVHVESTLEAVIALKAEGYSVWAVEQAQDSTMLTNFNPAKEGKYAFVFGNEVFGVEEEVIAAADGVLEIPQFGTKHSLNISVTVGVVVWDVLSKLLAK
- the mutS gene encoding DNA mismatch repair protein MutS translates to MKQYNAIKAKHPGALLLFRVGDFYETFGEDAIKASKILGIMLTKRGNGSASETALAGFPHHSMDTYLPKLVRAGERVAICDQLEDPKTVKGIVKRGVTELVTPGVSFNDQVLDQKRNNYLASLHFGKNNIGIALLDASTGDFMLAEGDVGYMGKLLQNFSPAEVLFCKGKKEAFFQHFGQDFCHYGLDEWVYSYDFAVENLTKQFNTQSLKGFGVEGLTEGITAAGAILHYLAETQHHDLRHISTLGRLEEDNYVWLDRFTVRNLELIYPQHPEGVPLINVLDNTVTPMGARLLRKWLVLPLKDAAQIKRRLDTVEGLQARPELLQDISHYLKQISDLERLISKVAVRRVNPRELLQLARALEATLPIKELLAVSGVPALQKLAEQLLPCASIRDEIQTILKAQAPVLTNQGNLVNDGIDPELDELRAIAFSGKDYLLQIQQREIQNTGISSLKIAYNKVFGYYLEVTHAHKDKVPASWIRKQTLVNAERYITEELKTYEEKILHAEDRLFVIEQRIFNELMLSTAEYVPQIQQNAKALAVLDCLANFAQLATQNGYVKPEVDESTALNITQGRHPVIEKQLPPGERYVPNDIKLDNDEQQIIIVTGPNMAGKSALLRQTALIVLMAQIGCFVPAEAAQIGVIDKIFTRVGASDNLSRGESTFMVEMTETASILNNLSDRSLVLMDEIGRGTSTYDGISIAWAIVEHLHNAPKGRAKTLFATHYHELNQLTEDFPRVRNYNVSVKESNGKILFMRKLVEGGSAHSFGIQVAQMAGMPNSVVIRANEIMHHLEQEKISHPHQDSQEVMKSLPKQPYQLSMFELNDPQLVRIKEIFEKLDINTITPVEALLKLNELKMLVDGKKEKV